The DNA sequence CATCGTCATCCACCCGGACCACGTGGTGCCTTCCTCACTGGGCTCCCCGCTTCTACTCGGTCCCCCACTGTCCATTTTCTGTGCCGCAGGCAGAGGGATCCTGTGAAAACCAAACTCAGGTCCTGTCCCTCCTCTAGTCAGAACCTCCATGGCTCCTGTCTCACCCAGAGTACAAGCCCAAGCTCTGGCCAGGGTCCTCAGGGCCCCGGAAcgttctgcctctgcccccacctcggCCTCCACCTCTTCCGCGCTGGCCTCCTGGCTAAGCCTCAGAGTCACCCTTCCTTGGTCTTTGTATTTGCTGTTCCCGCTGACTGGAAGGCTTCCCCCCCCATCTCCACATGGCTTGATTCCTATTTCATTGAGGTCTGTGCTCACAGGTGACCTCATCGGAGAGATCTCCCCTGAGTGCCCTGCTTCCTGGAAACCCTCTCTTGCCCCGAGGCTGAGCCAGGTGTTTCCTCGGGGCTCTTGAAGCCCTAGGGCTCCTTCATTCCAGCCCTGCCTATTCTGGGTCAACATTGTCTAGATTAGAGACAAGTCTGTGTCACccgagagggcagggctgggctgttcCAGTCACAGCTGTGTCCCCACTACCACACTGCATGGGTTGGGCACAGAGCAGGAACTAAGATCATGTGGATGGGTGAATCTTTACATTCCGTAAATGAATATTTACAGACctccccctgggccaggccctaagaggggctgggggtgaagTTGTGAAGTAATCGGACATGTTCCTTCTCTCAAAGGCTGTGTTCTGtggcagagcagacagcacataggaaagcaaagaaatacattttgtcaGGAGGTGATGGGGCTCAGAAGAAAAGATAATGTGGGGTGAAAGGGCCATTATTTTTCTCCTAGTGGAGGTGGTGTTTGCACAATGACCTGAATGAAACGAGGGAGGAAGGTGAACAAATACATTATGTCTCCCATTTGGGAGAGGGTTCTAGGCAGcgagaacagcatgtgcaaagggccTGAGGCAGGAATGTGCTTGGCATGTTCAAGGACCAACAGTGAGCaaagggtggaggggggagaggtgATGGGTCAGAGAGGTGATGGGTCCTCCTATGTAGCCTTTATAAGAACTTCGGCTTTTGCTGTGGCTGAGGCAGGAGCAGATGAGAGCTCTTCGTAGAGGAGGGATTGCGATGAGACTTAGTTCTAACAGGATCTCTCTGACAGCTGAGTGGGGAAGAGACTGAGGGGTGAAGGTAGAGGCATGGTGCCCAGAGGAAAGAAGACTGACTGCAATAGTCTAGGTAGGAGGTGCTGGTGGCTGGaatgaggaggaggcagagtgggGGAATGAGAAGTTACCAGATTCTGGatttgtggtgtgtttttgtttgtttgttttgggggggggtttgttttgttaatcttcattcgaggattttttccattgatttttaaagagagtggaagggagggagagagggagagagagagagagagacagaggcagagagattggttgcttcccacatgcctcCCACACATATCCTATTtgggaccaggaattgaacctgcaacccaggtacttgcccttggtTGGAATAGAACATTCGACTCTTCGGTGGTTGacactctaacctctgagccacactggccaggacctgaATGAATTTTTGAAGTGGAGCTGACAAACTTTACTGGTGGATTGGTTGAATGTGGGTAGCAGAAATTGAGGAGTCTGGACACTGGGGTGTCCTTTATCTGTGTGATCACCAACCTCCCCCCAGAGATTCTCCCTTCTCCCAACACTCTAGGTCTTTTTTAtgcttcatttcacagatgaggaactggGACAAGGAGACTGCCCATAGAGTTGCAGTGACGTGCCCAGATCCCTGGTAGTGAATCTGGGCTTAAGACCCACTGGTCTCCCCCAATTCACATCCTTATCCTTCCTCCCTGATGGAAAGCTGTGACCCCACCCCCTTTCTTGCAAGGCCAAGCTAAGAgtgggttttacatttttaagtgtttggaaaactttttaaaaatttgtttgtactgtgtgaaattatataaaattcaaaattcagtGTCCCAGTAAGTAAGGTTTTATTGGagcactagaggtctggtgcacgaatttgtgcatcagtggggtccctcagcctggcttgtgggatcgggctgaaactggctctctgacatcccccaaggggtcccggattgctagagggtgcagaccaggccaagggacctcaccggtgcacgatcgaGGCCGGGGAGGcacgcaggagggctccagggcatgtctggaccTTCTGGCTCAGTCCCAattagctggaccccagcagcaagctaacttacaagttggagcatctgccccctgatggtcagtgcacatcatagctactggttgacccgtcgactgtctgccccctggtggtcaatgcacgtcatgtTGAgggaccttagcatatcattagcatattatgctttgattggttgaatggccgaccagacaaccggatacttagcatattaggcttttattatatagaatagccaTGTTCatagtttatgttttatttatggtTTTCCTGCTActatggcagagttgagtagtgtGACAGAGACTCTATGACCCatgaagcctaaaatatttactattgggCCCTTTACAGAGGATATTACTTGACTTCTGCTAATAAGGAATATATTGGGCTCCCAATAGGACTTGGCAGCTAGTTCCACAGGGGCCTGGGAAAGGTCTGGGTCAGGGACAGAAAGGTTTGGGAGTGGGTGACTGTAAGGTTAGGAGAGGGAGTTCAGATTCCTAAGGGGGaatctaacttaaaaaaatatatatatatatatatatagccctagtcgatttggctcagtggatagagcatcggcctgtggactgaaagatcctgggttcgattccagtcaagggcacatgccgggttgtgggctcaattccccagtagggggcatgcaggaggcagctgatcaatgtttctctctccctcccttttccttcctctctgaaatcaataaaaacatatttaaaaaacacacacacatcaatgattctttcatcatttatgtttctatctctctctctctctcctttcctctctgaaatcaataagaatatatattttatatacatataccggccggcatggctcagtggttgagcattgatctcactaaaaatgtttttattatttatttatttttaaaaatattgatttcagagaggaagggagagggagagagagataaaaacatcaatgatgaaagagagctattgaccagctgcctcctacatgccccctattggagatggatcccacaacccagtcatgtgtcctgactgggaattgaactgtgacttcctggttcataggttgatgctcaaccactgagccacaccggccgtgTAAAgaatctaactttttttttaagggacCTGGAAGCATTACAatacattcctttttaaaattagaatttaaaatttatttgaatagGTTATTCAGATACCTGGGACAGAATTCAAAGGGTACAAAAAGGCAGACAACTCAGGGTCACCCTGCCCGGCCTCTTCATGGGCAGAAGGTCAGAATGCCTGGCGTTTGCAGTTTCCTGGATTCTGTTCAgctgccctctttttttttcagcatttcttttttttttttcttttttaatatatattttattgatttttcacagagaggaagggagagggaaagagagttagaaacatcgatgagagagaaacatcgatcagctgcctcctgcacaccccacaccggggatgtgcccacaaccaaagtacatgcccttgaccggaatcgaacctgggacctttcagtccgcaggccgacgctctatccactgagccaaactggttttggctcagCTGCCCTCTTTGAGGCTATCCTAATTGACACCCGGCCACAAGGGATTTGAAGATGTTCCTCCATAGCTGCACCAACTCAAAGCTTTATCAGCCCCTTTCATCTTCCCTGGTCTGGGAAGTGGAATCCTATAGCCTGGTAgcttgaatttgcatttctcaggtTCTCAGTGAGGCTATATGAATATGTCACATACTCAGTAGCAGTCTTTACCGCCCCCTCTTCCCACCTGTctgtcagtggttctcagctagagacaatttttttttgtccCCTAGAGACAGTTGGTattgtagtttttgttttgttttgttttaatggctTTACTGAATTGACATGTAATTCTCAGACCATGCTATTCCCCAATGGAGAGAGTTTTGGTTGTCACATCTCGGGGAGCTACTGGCACCTAGTGGATAGAGGCTAAGGATGCTGCTAAACCCCTACTATATGCACAGGACACCCCCAAACACAACAAAGGATGATCCAACCCAAGTCAATAGCAgggaggttgagaaaccctggtccACAGCCTAGGCCCATTTCTCATCAGGGTCCTTTCGTGCAAGGAGCTCACAGTTGAACTTCAGAGACAGGAAGAGCCTCACAGAAAAAGGACAATCTCAATAGCTTCTGGACCATGAATGGCACCCAATATTAGGCACCCAGTGACCCGTCCTGGGAGACTGGGTGCCTAATATTTGTCAGTGGCTTCAATtaatcattttattctatttttgtttaaatttttgcaattattttttaaaatttaatgttgaaagtattatagatgtcccaaTTCCCCCCCCTTTTAACCCTCCCCCCAATTCCCACCTCCTCCGCAGgtcttcaccgcactattgtctatgttcatgggttatacatatctacatatatataagcctaagtgactgaacaacagaatgaccgaatgaccaaacgactgaacgaccggtcgctgtgatgtacactgatgaccagggggcagatgctcaacacaggagctgtccccttgtggtcagtgcactcccacggctgagcactgctcagctgaccgttGAGTGCTAgatgccaggctcacggctggcgagacTCTCCCGCCTCAGCAGCAGTGCTACCGAGCAGTAGTAGCAGTGGCAGGCGTCCGGCCCCAGCCGCCTACTGCTTCcagcactactacatcccttgaaactggcagtccaacatcctccaaggggtcccggattgtgagaggatgcaagccaggctggaggaccccaccggtgcacgaatccgtgcaccaggcctctagtatgaatataagttccccggttaatctcttccctcgcccccaaccccccttccctctgaaatatgtcagtctgttgcatgcttcaatgtctctggatctattttgtttgccagtttattttgttcattagattccacatatgagtgagatcatgtgatacttgtctttctgacTGACTGATTTCATTTagtatgatactctccaggttcctccatgctttctcaaagggtaagagatccatcttttttacagctgcatagtattgtCATagagtaaatgtaccacagtttttttttatccactcacctactgatgggcacttgggctgcttcaatcactttgtgtttttattttttattttttacctatatttttattattgggcCCTTTACAGaggatattactttttaaaaaatagcttgcgggatcgggctgaaaccggctcccGCAAAATTTGTTCTGTGGTAGccttttgattttagagaggaagggagagggagagaaagagagaaacatcaatgatgcgaatcattgaccagcttcctcctgcatactctccactggggattgagcttgcaacctgagcatgtgccctgaccgggaattggaattgaaccatgacctcctggttcatacgtcaatgctcaaccactgagccacactggccgggccaatcactttatttttttatagtaagTATGTTATTTGTATGCTGTTGCCagtgtatataaaataatgatcCTTGTGAAATAGAAACTCATGAACATTCATAGAAGTAGATGCTAAGGACTGACAAAAGCAGAAGTTTGAATAGTATGGCACATGTTATACGGATAAGATTGTTGTACAGGCTTCAAATTCAGCTCTCTGAATATTCATTGGTTCATGAAAAGTGGTTTAGAACACCTAGGCCTCCAGCCTGAGCTGTTGAACCACTTTCTTCATAGCTGGGATGCTGGAGGAACCAGACCTGATGCTGTGAGAGTGGTACAGGTTTGTAGGTAGCGGGCTGGCTGTGTGTGAGGACAGGGTGTGAAGGCAGgaggatgtgtgtgtggaggcgggaggggggcggggcggggcagtgaGGAGTTGACATCAACAGTCCAGGCAGGAAGTGGTGGAAGTGATGGTGGTGGGTCCCCAGTTATCAGTCACTTTAGGGAGGAGGGGACTGAGCCACAGAGAGTGGAGCAGCTGCCTGAACCGAATGTaggcccctctctcttcctcctccaaccCCCCAGCGTTTCCCCATATGCAATCCACGTCATAGCAGTGGTGATTGCTATGTTCCAGGAGAATGCTAaacattgtactttttttttgtatttttttttttaacattgtacATTTATTAGGTCATTCAGTCCCCATGACAACCCTGGGAGGTAGGTCCTTTTAtcattcctgttttacagatgggggaaaccaaggcacagagcaGTTAAGCAGTTCACCCCAGGTCAGACAACAACACTAATATCAACTGTAACTTTTATGGAGAACCTGGTGTATATCCAGCCCCTCCTGCAAAGCCTGTTGAATCCTGATAAACAGAGGTGGCAATTGGTGCTATTTCTTCATACAATGAAGAGGAAACTGCCTCTTGCTTGAGGTCACCCAGCTAAACAGGCCTGGGAGCTTAATCTCCACTCCTGTCATGGGACCAGAGCCTGGTCCCTGTGCCACTCAGTGTTCCGGGAGCTGAGGACACATGTGGGAGAAGGGGAAGCAAGGCTGCTGCCTATGGGGACGGAGCCATCTTGCAGGGCAGAAGGACCATAAGCAGAACAATaaatatacattactagaggcccaatgcatgaaattcgtgcacaaggagGCCGTCtttccccaggctgccggcaccgcttccctctggcacccgggacccgggcttcccttgcagccccagcttgggACATcttatctaattagcatattacacttctattattgtagatgcctaggaggggtctGTGCTGCAAAGAATGATGAAGCTGATAGAGGGATGAGGGGCAGAGAAAACTTAAAGATcaggtggtcagggaaggggCAAAGGAGATAGAGTAGAGGGAACCCAAGTGCCCGGGTCTGAGAAGGGATTGCAGACATACATACTCAAGGCCCAGCAAAGAGGCCAGAGTGGCTGGGTTGGATGGTGTGCCAAGAGGGGGTCCAGAACATAGGAGCCTTGAGGGCAGTGATGAGGACCCTGGCGTTGAATTAAGCCACCAGAAGGTTCTGAGTAGAGGAGAGATGTTATTTGACTCTGGTCCCTCTGGCTATGTGTGAGGACAGGGATAGGGGTGTGAAGGCGGAAGGGTGTGGTGTGGAGGGGAGCCAATGAGGAGTTGAATTCAACAGTCCAGGCAGGAAGTGGTGGAAGTGATGGTGGCTGGACCAAGATCAGGTGACAGTTGAGAGAATAAGAAGTGGTAGTCTttgaatatatatgtactagagacccggtgcatgaaattcatgccctcgggggggcaggggagactgtcccttagcctggcttgcgccctctcacagtccgggagctctcagggagtgggcctaagctgtcagtcagacatctttagtgctgccatggaggcgggagaggctcctaccaccaccgctgcgctcgccagcctgtgagcccggcttctggctgagcagcgctccccctgtgggagcacactgaccaccaaggggcagatcctgatgttgaacatctgccccctggtggccagtgcgtgtcatagtgaccagttgttctgctgttcggtcgatttgcatattagccttttattatataggatatactagtatatatatatttatttatatatatatatacacacacacacatgtatatatatataattttttctcagcttttaaaattttttttattgattttatttttgaatatatttttattgatttcagagaggaaggcagagggagggagagagataggaatattaatgatgagagagaatcattgatcggctgcctcctgcactccccctactggggatcgagcccacaaaccaggcatgtgcctttgatcagaatcgaacctgggacctttcagtctgcaggctgacactctatccactgagccaaactggctaggactatttattgattttagagagagaagcattgattggttattccacttatttatgcattcattggttgcttcttgtatgtgccctaaccagggattgaacctgaaaccttggcatatcggaacaatgctctaaccaactgagctacctggccagggctttccctcagcttttcttttataaacttgatatttttgaagaatccaggctaatttttatttatttatttatttatttaagaaaaagctTTAACTGTGAGGTTGAATGGCAAGGAGACAGGAGGCAGAGCTCAAATCTGTCTCTcaggcccagccaatgtggctcggtggttgagcattgacctataaaccaggaggtcatggttcaattcccagtcaggacacatcccctggttgcaggctccatccccagtagggggtgtgcaggaggcagccggtcattgattctctctcatcattgatgtttctatctctccctctcccttcctctcgttaatcaataaaaaaaaattttttttttgggtcccaggttcgattccggtcaagagcgcgcacacacacacacacaccaaaaaaaaaaaaaagaaagagagagaggaaaaaaaaaatttttttttaattaaaattgttaaaaaaaatctgtctccCAGGCTAGTTTTTTGGTATAATGCTCTTCAAGTTGAGTAGATTGATCAGACACAATTGTCCCTCATGATTAGAGTCAAGTAATCCACACACCTGTGTCCTGTCCTTCTTAATACATCACATCAGGAGGCACATGGTGTCTGTCTCATTACTGCACATATTAGCTTTGATGCCTAAGTGATGGTGTCCGCCAGGTTTCTCCACCAGAAAGTTACTCTTTACAATGAATATCTTGTGAGGAGGCGTTTTAAGACTATGTAGATATCCTGGACCTCATCGATGTTCCTCCACAAGTTTTAGCCTCTTTTGATTTTCGCTGCCGTTCTAAGATAAGAAGGAAGTTTTCTTCTcctttgtgtgtgtttaattagCATGGACTCATGGATTTCTGTTTTATTCAATGGTTATAATCTGTAATTGTCATATTTAAATGTTCAAATCATTCCAGATTTGTCCAATGGGAGCCCTTCCAGGCTGGCGTCTGTGGGATGGGATTTATTTGGGAGGTAGCATTTCCTGGTGGATTGGATGGGCCATgtgtgagaggagaggagacgGGGGTCTTTCAGCACATGTTTATGGCCAGGAACTGGGAGTACATGACCCTACAGCCAGGGCCCATTACACCATGGTAACTGGAAGCTGAACACACAGGGAGTCCGCCATCAAAGCTATCACCTCCCCAAGCTGTGATAATATCAGGCAGAAGTCCCCACTCTGTGAACCTCATGAAGGGTGGTAGCAGCTCCCGGCAATAGGACTGGTAGAGGGATGGTGCAGCTTTTAGGAGGGGGAATCAGGAGGCTGGTTTTGGACAGGTTGAGTTGAGATGTGGCAGAAAAGCCTCTGCTTCCAGTCCTCCCTCTTCCTGTCGTCCCACCTCCCTACGTAATGACTCCCTGCTCTTCTTTACCCAACAGCCTGGACAATGCAGACGCCACTGACCAGTCCTGTGCCTGTGCTCCGGCTCCCCCGGGGCCCCCAGGGCTTGAGCAGAGGCTTTGCCCCTGATGGACGGAGGGCTCCCCTGAAGCCAGAGGTTCCTGAAACCCCGGAGTCTCCTGTAGTGCACGAATGTCAGGAATCCCAGGAACAGCGGGCCCGAGCCATCCTCCGGGAACGCTACCTCCGCAGCCTGCTGGCCATGGTGGGTCGCCAGGTCAGCTTCACCTTGCATGAGGGTGTGCACGTGACCGCCCACTTCGGAGCCACTGACGTGGATGTGGCCAACTTCTACGTGTTGCAGCTGCAGACTCCGATAGGTGTGCAGGCTGAGGCACTGCTCCGGTGTAGTGACATTATTGCATACACCTTCAAGCTATAAAGACGTTATTGTGGTCACCTTCTGCCTTAGGCCTCGCCACAAATTCCCAGGCTTCCAACAGTTCCAGATCTCTGGGCCTCATAGAGTTCGGAATTCCCTTGGAGTTTTGAGCCAAGCTCCAAGCAACTGACTTCTTCAGATCTCCAGTGTCTAGTCAATAAAATTCTGTAACCCCACAAGTTCTAGATCCCATTGAAAGGAATGCTCTACCTCACAGAACTTTAAACTCTACAGAAGTGTGGGTCTTGGGACAGTTCCTGAAgactggaggtggggtggggtcggggagggggcagtgggaaTAAAGGAAGGCAAATTGCAGAGTGGGAAATGGTTTATTATAGAGGTTGCAAAGTTCAGTCACCCTGAAGAAATTCCCCAATACTACCCTCCTGCCAAAGAACAATTATTATTACAGAAAAATCCgcctcctgtttgtttgttttttctagtatatttttattgatttcagaaaggaaggtagagaaacatcaaagatgagagattcattgatcagctgcctgctgcacgccccctactggggatccagcccacaacgggcatgtgcccttgaccagaagggAACcggaactcttcagtccgcaggcccaacgctctgtccactgaaccacaccagctagggccctttttgtttttttttaaatgcaagtgTACCCAAACAGGGATGAAGCCAGATttagggggtgggagggtagCTGTCCAAGGACTGAATCCATGGATCTGGGCCAAGAAGGAGAAGGGCACATCAGAAGGCTGGGAGAAACTTGGATAAAGGTGCAGGGATTGGACTGCTCCTAGCCGCGGGGAACGGCTGGAGCAACCTGGATAACTGGCTTGGATGTTCTGGACTAAATTTCTTTATTGGGTGGGAGGGGATGTACATAGCAAGGGATGCGCTCCTGTGTGGCCTGGGTGGTGTGACCACCACAGATTCGCTTCCCCCACCGCACGCGAGGAAAGGTCGGACTCTGTGCGCGGCGCCATTGAGAAAATGGCTGAGGATTAGGGATTAGAGTGAAGCTTCACCTCTCCTCCAttttgctccagctctgtggcatgGCCGTCCATAACACTTGCTTTACTCAGCCCCGTCACTAGTAGTCTTTTGGCAGATtcgtttttaaaaagtaatttctgCCCCCTTCGTAATCCCATTAACTTGAAAATGTAGGTGGAGATTCCATTACATATACATGAGATTTGCTTCGTTCCTCTTCAGTCACGAAAGTGCGGTGGCCAATAATGTCGAAGACAAGTGTAAAGTCTCAGCTTCCACATGTCCATTCACAACGCCACCTCTGGCGAGTCCCTGGCCTCGCTCTCGAGTTGCCTTGGCAACGACGTCGCTCGTTCCTCCCCAAGTCCCCTTTTTTGGGTTTTAGCTccgccttcccccgccccccgccccccccggatTGTTGCAAGGGCTGGGGAAAGCACCGCGAAAGTGCGGAAGCGAATATTAAGTGATCGAATTGAGTCGGGGCGCGGGAGGGAAGGGGCGTGGAAAGGGGTGCGGGGGCGTGGCTTGAGCTCCTGCTGGTTTCGCTCCAGGCTTAGCGATCTACCTGCTCCATCGCTTGGTATTTTGGTTGGCAGATTCCTCCTGCTTTTGGACTTCCTTCttcgcccgccccacccccttttAAAATCAAGGCTATGCTACTCCTCATGAGCTCATACTTATTTTAGTTTATAAACTATAATTGTATCTCATACAACGCTATTCAGCTACAGAAAACTGTTGATGAAACTGCAGTCTGCAAATGAAAGGCTACAGACTAGCAAGGGGGCATAAAACTCGGTCTCCAGGTAGAGGATCCCTCTGTCAGCATCCATCACCAATACTCATATTCAACAGCTGTCACCTTTCAAGTTCTCCACTCCTTCACCTCTCTCCTTATCAGTCGGCCTAGCCCGGTCAAgcagttgttgtttttatctttatcaaCTCCCCTCC is a window from the Eptesicus fuscus isolate TK198812 chromosome 21, DD_ASM_mEF_20220401, whole genome shotgun sequence genome containing:
- the GEMIN7 gene encoding gem-associated protein 7, translated to MQTPLTSPVPVLRLPRGPQGLSRGFAPDGRRAPLKPEVPETPESPVVHECQESQEQRARAILRERYLRSLLAMVGRQVSFTLHEGVHVTAHFGATDVDVANFYVLQLQTPIGVQAEALLRCSDIIAYTFKL